One window of the Colletotrichum destructivum chromosome 4, complete sequence genome contains the following:
- a CDS encoding Putative actin interacting protein, protein MQPRASNASNRSAPPSGGMRRSNNSTSSAMPLSQIEKSVTHLLVATKQLLETLTQWSRGQATDGQVSDVYVRLGYEFNMACRAFTAINVDTSDLGNVPELLRSILEATLSQEASTESLEKYLPRIRDIIINLLHGLKRKQQKLRQKQPRDRESGGSAGAPERTTSTSTIGSANTGLTNLLEEGIQNGYRPDAQRESSQSAGGPTSTSPNRRYMAPRDQSRGSVNSEQSSLSSNTMQNIPVVPPYPGDEASMPSAPSAEVNVDSFPPPPPPPKQQSSAFAALQKGGDLERRASRRYSQYQISKHLGSAMNGVPMLPSQNSPIPNRGRGEVRESLRAVQTRETVRQSRVPKQPQLDTSPVRAQSRNEEPPAELPAARPESPTIQTPEDKYPQPSATLKGPLSDDLPIMSPDDDRKPESPNKDEQKESPVIRTPEKKRDASFLHEQSPPLTTDLTLFLQYKSKVKKFVLPEGYSELSIGRLQLAFIEKFSWNTHANGADLPEIYIQDPVSGVRHELEDLSDIKDRTVLVLNVEPLDEVKRHIDEGIGQLKKIVQDVKQNMDDQSLAIQRVSERQQEAATEMARLASAPPVVSAPADGTKSVGVAGGRKLAAGHINEIQTLRRDLAVMRQAYSNFQSEIQGSMSAIRAKASNVKAAVVKTSIPTIEGDTGHAYVTKGREQLNTDSDRLVARVDDLQDLVEDLRKDVVHRGVRPLPRQLETVAMDITKLSKELKKVEDYMKEEKPIWTKIWEKELEDVCKGRDELRLMEDLMIDLQDDLEKASETFALVEQATKEQLKDNGTTASAGTARNFSKGLNSLGNSSDPNAAKDGVLGEVRALQPNHENRLEAIERAEKLRQKELEGRKGNELQRELSNFVEEGKLKKSGGFEEVERARKAKDDMIRRQVWERQNGVVAEEEEEEVEYEEVEEEEEEEEGGAAGEANSADAPADADKAASSAAPPAA, encoded by the exons ATGCAGCCGAGGGCTTCCAACGCCTCCAACCGATCCGCCCCGCCAAGTGGTGGGATGCGGAGATCGAAT AACTCTACTAGCTCAGCCATGCCCTTATCGCAAATCGAGAAAAGTGTCACCCACTTGCTAGTCGCGACTAAACAACTCCTGGAAACACTGACACAATGGTCGCGTGGCCAGGCTACCGATGGCCAGGTGTCCGATGTGTATGTCAGGCTGGGATACGAGTTCAACATGGCCTGCCGGGCCTTTACAGCCATCAACGTGGATACCTCCGACCTAGGCAACGTACCCGAGTTGCTACGAAGCATACTAGAGGCTACCCTGAGCCAAGAAGCAAGCACCGAGAGCTTGGAGAAATACCTGCCGCGCATTCGGGatatcatcatcaacctgcTCCACGGATTGAAGCGCAAGCAGCAGAAGCTGCGGCAAAAGCAGCCGAGAGACAGGGAGAGCGGTGGTTCGGCTGGCGCGCCTGAgcggacgacgagcacgaGTACGATCGGTAGCGCGAATACTGGTTTGACGAATCTGCTGGAGGAGGGCATACAGAATGGGTACCGGCCAGACGCCCAGAGAGAATCGTCCCAGTCGGCAGGTGGCCCGACAAGTACATCTCCAAACCGTCGCTACATGGCCCCGAGGGACCAGTCGCGTGGCTCCGTTAATTCGGAACAGTCTTCTCTGTCCAGCAATACGATGCAGAACATCCCCGTTGTGCCGCCGTaccccggcgacgaggcgtcgatgccgtccgcgccgtctGCAGAGGTCAATGTCGATTcgttcccgccgccgccgccgcctcccaagCAGCAATCGAGTGCCTTTGCCGCTCTGCAGAAAGGAGGCGACCTGGAGAGAAGGGCATCTCGGCGATACTCGCAATACCAAATATCCAAGCACTTGGGCAGCGCCATGAATGGCGTGCCTATGCTGCCGTCACAAAACTCGCCCATACCCAaccgcggccgaggcgaagtCCGGGAGTCTCTGCGTGCCGTTCAGACTCGGGAGACCGTCCGCCAGAGTCGCGTGCCAAAGCAGCCGCAGCTGGATACGTCGCCTGTGAGGGCTCAAAGTCGCAACGAGGAGCCTCCGGCCGAACTGCCGGCAGCGAGACCCGAGAGCCCAACGATTCAGACACCCGAAGACAAGTACCCCCAACCTAGCGCCACGTTGAAGGGACCCCTGAGCGATGACCTCCCTATCATGTCTCCCGATGATGATCGCAAACCTGAATCGCCAAACAAGGACGAACAAAAGGAGTCACCGGTGATCAGGACGCCCGAAAAGAAGCGAGACGCCAGCTTCCTTCACGAGCAATCTCCGCCGTTGACGACAGACCTGACTTTATTCCTGCAATACAAGTCAAAGGTCAAGAAATTCGTGCTGCCTGAAGGTTACAGCGAGCTTTCTATTGGGCGGCTCCAGCTGGCCTTTATCGAGAAGTTCTCATGGAACACGCATGCCAACGGCGCGGACTTGCCGGAAATCTACATCCAGGACCCCGTATCCGGCGTCAGACACGAACTTGAGGACCTCTCGGACATCAAGGATCGAACCGTCTTGGTGTTGAACGTCGAGCCACTTGACGAAGTCAAGCGACATATTGACGAGGGCATCGGACAACTTAAGAAGATCGTGCAAGACGTGAAGCAGAACATGGACGACCAGAGCCTGGCGATACAGAGAGTATCTGAACGACAGCAGGAAGCGGCCACGGAGATGGCAAGGCTGGCTTCTGCGCCACCCGTTGTCTCGGCGCCCGCTGACGGAACCAAGTCAGttggcgtcgccggcggccgtaAACTCGCCGCTGGACACATTAACGAGATCCAGACCCTTCGCCGTGATCTGGCCGTCATGCGTCAAGCATACTCCAACTTCCAGTCGGAGATCCAAGGCTCCATGTCCGCCATTCGCGCCAAGGCAAGCAACGTCAAGGCCGCGGTGGTGAAGACCTCGATCCCCACCATTGAGGGTGATACCGGCCATGCTTATGTCACCAAGGGCCGCGAACAGCTCAACACGGACTCCGACCGACTTGTCGCCAGGGTTGACGATCTGCAAGACCTGGTGGAGGACCTCCGAAAAGATGTGGTTCATCGTGGTGTGCGGCCGCTGCCTAGGCAACTGGAGACCGTTGCCATGGACATTACGAAACTTTCAAAGGAACTCAAGAAGGTGGAGGATTACatgaaggaagagaagccCATCTGGACCAAGATCTGGGAGAAGGAGCTTGAGGACGTCTGCAAGGGCCGTGACGAGCTGCGCCTTATGGAGGACCTCATGATCGACCTGCAGGACGACTTGGAGAAGGCATCCGAGACCTTtgctttggttgaacaggCCACCAAGGAGCAACTCAAGGATAATGGAACGACCGCcagcgccggcaccgcccGCAACTTCTCTAAGGGCTTGAACAGCCTCGGAAACAGCTCCGACCCCAACGCAGCCAAGGACGGTGTTCTTGGGGAGGTGAGGGCGCTGCAGCCCAACCACGAAAACAGACTAGAAGCCATCGAGCGGGCCGAAAAACTGAGGCagaaggagctcgagggccgAAAGGGCAACGAACTCCAGAGGGAGCTTTCAAATTTCGTGGAGGAGGGCAAGCTGAAAAAGTCTGGTGGCTTCGAGGAGGTGGAGAGGGCCCGAAAGGCCAAAGACGACATGATCCGACGGCAGGTCTGGGAAAGACAgaacggcgtcgtcgccgaggaggaagaggaagaagtcgAATACGAAGAGgtagaagaggaagaggaggaggaagaagggggggctGCTGGTGAGGCCAACAGCGCCGACGCTCCGGCCGACGCAGACAAggccgcgtcgtcggcggcaccgccagcGGCCTAG